From a region of the Calliphora vicina chromosome 4, idCalVici1.1, whole genome shotgun sequence genome:
- the LOC135958067 gene encoding activating signal cointegrator 1 translates to MDKWLRDRLSTCLDFEVPDDMIKYIISMKSSAEFDEYFETLLNKECEDHRLFLSDCKQRLFSKALPNKKQQQNTNTQKKAQGHGSSTIKQNQSTAGSVPGNKASHDANQPQQNTQSQGAKKKTKYVSLYTNDGNVVDAIMLKGRRLCNCQASQHKLVNNCLSCGRIVCEQEGSGPCLFCGELVCTNEEQQVLKSSGKKSDNLLKSLKEKGGGEALKKALEQRDRLLEYDRNSEKRTTVIDDELDYFEENSVWHSDEQRATFERLKQEMHDRKHASRINRKIKIDFAGREVDEDVTISKEYERDVLKEVAAINAKSDNSSNWSNRKHSDKWDNAGELDPNMDAARPIYRPSAEEKAKSKGPTLNDGLERIYNRVQDKELMEMQDMRQCLSMHQPWASLLVAGIKKHEGRVWYSEHRGRLWIASTAKEPRSEEIQELENFYKQYYNDPTIKFPEHYPTGCLLGCVKVDDCLAQEEYRDIYPAGESDSPYVFVCSNFEQLPVVFPIKGQHKIYQIDPKIHNAACKTLMRMKATKG, encoded by the exons aTGGATAAATGGTTAAGAGATCGTTTGTCAACTTGTTTGGACTTTGAGGTGCCAGATGACATGATTAAGTATATTATATCCATGAAATCGTCCGCCGAATTTGATGAGTATTTTGAGACTTTATTAAACAAGGAATGTGAAGACCATCGTTTGTTTTTGTCCGATTGTAAACAAAGACTCTTTAGCAAGGCATTGCCCAACAAAAAGCAGCaacaaaacaccaacactcAAAAGAAAGCACAAGGGCATGGCTCTTCCACCATAAAACAAAATCAGTCTACTGCTGGAAGTGTGCCAGGCAACAAAGCATCGCACGATGCAAATCAGCCACAACAGAACACACAATCGCAGGGAGCCAAAAAGAAAACCAAGTATGTAAGTCTGTATACGAATGATGGTAATGTGGTGGATGCCATAATGCTGAAGGGAAGACGCCTGTGCAATTGTCAGGCTTCACAACATAAACTGGTGAACAATTGTTTGAGTTGCGGCCGCATTGTATGCGAACAAGAGGGTAGTGGTCCTTGTCTATTTTGTGGCGAATTAGTTTGCACCAACGAAGAACAGCAAGTTCTGAAATCATCGggcaaaaaaagtgataatctTTTAAAATCCCTCAAGGAAAAGGGTGGTGGTGAGGCTTTGAAAAAGGCTCTAGAGCAGAGAGATCGTCTGTTGGAGTACGATCGTAATAGTGAGAAGCGTACCACAGTAATTGATGATGAATTGGATTACTTTGAGGAGAATTCCGTATGGCATTCGGATGAACAGAGGGCCACATTTGAACGACTTAAGCAGGAAATGCATGATCGTAAACATGCAAGTCGTATTAatcgtaaaattaaaattgattttgccgGCCGTGAAGTGGATGAAGATGTTACTATTAGTAAGGAATATGAGCGTGATGTTTTGAAGGAGGTGGCAGCAATCAATGCGAAATCTGACAATTCCAGTAATTGGTCTAACCGTAAACATTCTGATAAATGGGATAATGCGGGTGAATTGGATCCCAATATGGATGCTGCGCGTCCAATATATAGGCCTTCGGCTGAGGAAAAGGCTAAAAGCAAGGGGCCTACATTAAATGATGGTCTTGAGCGCATTTACAATCGTGTTCAGGATAAGGAACTAATGGAAATGCAAGATATGCGTCAGTGTTTGTCTATGCATCAGCCATGGGCCTCTCTGCTGGTGGCGGGCATCAAGAA GCACGAAGGTCGTGTTTGGTATAGTGAACATCGTGGTCGTTTATGGATTGCATCTACTGCTAAAGAACCCAGATCAGAAGAGATCCAAGAACTCGAGAACTTTTACAAACAATATTATAATG ATCCTACAATAAAATTCCCGGAACATTATCCCACTGGTTGTCTATTGGGTTGTGTTAAGGTTGATGATTGTTTGGCCCAAGAagagtatcgcgatatttatccTGCAGGAGAATCAGATTCCCCATATGTTTTTGTGTGCTCAAACTTTGAACAATTGCCGGTGGTGTTTCCAATTAAAGGACAACATAAGATAT ATCAAATTGATCCTAAAATTCATAATGCTGCCTGCAAGACTTTGATGCGCATGAAGGCCACCAAGGGTTAA
- the mal gene encoding molybdenum cofactor sulfurase, protein MSLNWELTEVEEKLISNEFKRIGDNTYLDHAGSTLYAESQIDASGKLLKENLFCNPHTCKITGDLVDQVRYRILQHFNADALEYSVVFTSNATAAIKTVAETFDFGAQEQGNFYYCQENHTSVLGMRELVKTSNKFVLTQPELLSNLENGHDLLAGTRTGNSLLVFSAQCNFSGYKMPLELIEVVQKQGLLKRGTQISGHTQTNEPDLNNFYVFLDSAAFVGTSYLDVGKYKPDFFCVSFYKMFGYPTGVGALIVSKRGQSVLLKQYYGGGTVNIAMTRDNFHEKRVGFSSHFEDGTLSFLTIANLLEGFSTLERLVPAKEGKNTMQRISKYVYQLAKYGYDKLSALKHANGQPLVKFYNHNGYGDYKYQGGVITFNILHEDGAFVGFAEVACLAAVFDIQLRTGCFCNPGACQWFLQLSNSDIRKQYESGHICSDYNDLVDGIPTGAVRVSFGYMTRKQDVDKIVSMIKECYLSSSEERLKHMDSDKLPKALQHIPARLKPQLKEICIYPVKSCGAFKVTDSWPLTTTGFLYDRGWMIVDASGMAITQKHQTRLCLIKPIIHDQKGSMELTFTGMKSIHVNLEIAKEQLDIINTTFCQSKVCDDLVSGYDCGDEVGNWLSDCLETPGLRLIKQYAERRAQTGSAKDIALSNQAQFLLINRSSVRWLTQKITTEKEPLSTTVDRFRANLIIETQTALEETEFDTLTIGDTEFKVDGFCTRCQMICIDQHSGQKTAEPLRTIAREFNGKIRFGIYLSLLKVPDNNAQISCHDKIIIKKKTIE, encoded by the exons ATGTCACTAAACTGGGAATTAACTGAGGTCGAGGAAAAGCTAATTTCTAatgaatttaaaagaattggag ATAACACCTATTTGGATCATGCGGGCAGTACTTTATATGCGGAAAGCCAAATTGACGCATCTGGTAAATTATTGAAAGAGAACTTATTTTGCAACCCGCATACTTGTAAAATAACAGGGGATTTAGTGGATCAAGTGCGTTATAG AATTCTTCAACATTTCAATGCCGATGCTTTGGAGTACTCCGTTGTATTTACCAGCAATGCTACGGCTGCCATAAAAACTGTAGCTGAAACATTTGATTTTGGTGCTCAGGAACAGGGTAATTTCTATTATTGCCAAGAAAATCACACTTCAGTTTTGGGTATGCGTGAATTGGTTAAAACAtccaataaatttgtattgactCAACCAGAGTTATTGTCAAATTTGGAAAACGGTCATGATTTATTAGCCGGCACTCGAACGGGCAATTCTTTGTTGGTTTTTTCGGCTCAATGTAATTTTAGTGGCTACAAAATGCCACTAGAATTAATAGAAGTTGTACAAAAGCAGGGTTTGCTTAAACGGGGAACACAAATTTCGGGTCACACACAAACCAATGAGccggatttaaataatttttatgtttttctggaTTCGGCAGCTTTTGTGGGAACTAGTTATTTGGATGTTGGCAAATATAAACCAGATTTCTTTTGTGTCTCATTCTACAAAATGTTTGG CTACCCCACTGGAGTAGGGGCTTTAATTGTCAGCAAACGCGGGCAATCAGTGTTGCTTAAGCAATATTATGGAGGCGGTACGGTCAACATTGCCATGACTCGTGATAATTTTCATGAGAAACGTGTTGGTTTTTCATCACACTTTGAAGATGGCACTTTATCTTTCTTAACCATTGCAAATTTGTTGGAGGGCTTTAGTACATTGGAACGTCTGGTGCCTGCAAAAGAAGGAAAAAACACCATGCAAAGAATTAGTAAATATGTCTATCAATTGGCTAAATACGGTTATGATAAATTATCAGCTTTAAAACATGCAAATGGACAGCCGTTGGTGAAGTTTTATAATCACAATGGTTATGGGGATTACAAATATCAAGGTGGTGTTATTACctttaatattttacatgaaGATGGTGCCTTTGTAGGGTTTGCTGAAGTGGCCTGCTTGGCAGCTGTATTTGATATACAACTACGTACTGGTTGCTTCTGCAATCCCGGCGCTTGTCAATGGTTTTTACAATTATCCAATAGTGATATACGCAAACAGTATGAATCTGGCCATATATGTAGTGATTACAATGATTTGGTTGATGGTATACCTACTGGAGCCGTAAGGGTCTCATTTGGTTATATGACACGCAAACAAGATGTCGATAAAATTGTTAGTATGATTAAAGAGTGCTATTTGTCCTCGTCTGAGGAGAGATTGAAACACATGGATAGTGATAAATTACCAAAGGCTTTACAACATATACCAGCAAGACTAAAGCCTCAACTTAAAGAGATTTGCATTTATCCCGTTAAATCTTGTGGTGCTTTTAAGGTTACTGATTCCTGGCCTCTAACAACTACTGGTTTCTTATATGATCGTGGTTGGATGATAGTGGATGCCTCGGGAATGGCCATAACACAAAAACATCAAACTAGATTATGTTTAATTAAACCAATTATTCATGACCAAAAAGGTTCTATGGAATTGACTTTTACTGGAATGAAATCTATACATGTCAATTTAGAAATCGCCAAAGAACAATTGGATATTATAAATACCACATTTTGCCAAAGTAAAGTTTGCGATGACTTAGTGTCTGGTTACGATTGTGGCGATGAGGTGGGCAATTGGTTAAGCGATTGCTTGGAAACACCCGGTTTAAGATTAATCAAACAGTATGCCGAAAGACGCGCCCAGACAGGTTCTGCCAAAGATATTGCCTTGTCCAATCAGGCACAATTTCTATTAATTAATCGATCTTCTGTGAGATGGCTGACACAAAAAATCACCACCGAAAAGGAACCTTTATCCACTACCGTCGATAGATTTAGAGCAAATTTAATAATCGAGACCCAAACCGCCTTGGAGGAGACAGAGTTCGATACGCTGACAATAGGTGATACGGAGTTTAAGGTTGATGGTTTTTGTACACGCTGTCAAATGATTTGCATTGACCAACACAGTGGCCAAAAAACCGCCGAGCCTTTACGAACTATCGCTAGAGAGTTTAATGGTAAGATACGTTTTGGCATATATCTCTCACTATTGAAAGTACCCGATAATAATGCGCAAATATCTTGCCATGATAAGataataataaagaagaaaactattgaataa
- the LOC135957062 gene encoding migration and invasion enhancer 1 yields the protein MVKVDVEYCGKCNFEWQCKMLQNFLQQQNPDTEMLCHKGRQGSFEVKINDTLVHSKLQSLAFPDHQSVLENVKRAEQGEPLVKAKEQPIENCMIM from the exons ATGGTAAAAGTTGATGTGGAATATTG TGGCAAGTGCAACTTCGAGTGGCAGTGTAAAATGTTGCAAAACtttttgcaacaacaaaatcctGATACAGAAATGTTGTGCCACAAAGGACGACAAGGATCTTTTGAGGTGAAGATCAATGATACTTTAGTGCATTCAAAATTACAGTCACTAGCCTTTCCCGACCATCAAAGTGTTTTGGAGAATGTAAAACGGGCAGAACAGGGTGAGCCTTTGGTAAAAGCGAAAGAACaaccaattgaaaattgtatgaTAATGTGA
- the amx gene encoding TM2 domain-containing protein almondex, with amino-acid sequence MVRCIVINRKSALMLIWIFVLSGIRQSHTDDVDNKVTTSNNSEVAPYVIRNFNETSQQLSQCQNTANINCSELQFPCIKCYYNYTCHYGQELYVNCSALHQVECQGSRWFWHQMNCRYCYQTEKWQQKCVQKGNCNSVNGQYYKTNCTVSPDVFCLGNRSFSRNIKCNWTQGYRWSTAVIISLTLGGFGADRFYLGHWQEGIGKLFSFGGLGVWTIIDVVLISLHYLGPADGSLYI; translated from the coding sequence atggtACGTTGTATTGTgataaatcgaaagtcggcctTAATGCTAATATGGATTTTTGTGTTGAGTGGCATCAGACAAAGTCACACAGACGATGTTGACAACAAAGTTACTACCAGTAATAACAGCGAGGTGGCCCCATATGTGATACGCAACTTTAATGAAACTTCTCAGCAGTTGTCCCAGTGTCAAAACACCGCCAACATAAACTGCAGTGAGTTACAGTTCCCCTGCATAAAGTGTTATTATAATTACACCTGCCACTATGGACAGGAATTGTATGTGAATTGTTCCGCTTTGCATCAAGTAGAGTGTCAGGGTAGCAGATGGTTTTGGCATCAAATGAATTGTCGTTACTGTTATCAAACCGAAAAGTGGCAACAAAAGTGTGTGCAAAAAGGCAATTGCAATTCGGTGAATGGGCAGTACTACAAAACTAACTGTACGGTAAGTCCAGACGTCTTTTGTCTGGGCAATCGTTCGTTCTCGCGTAACATCAAATGCAATTGGACACAGGGCTACAGATGGAGTACGGCCGTAATAATAAGTTTAACTCTGGGAGGTTTTGGTGCTGATCGATTTTATTTGGGCCATTGGCAGGAGGGTATTGGTAAACTGTTTAGTTTTGGTGGCTTGGGTGTATGGACGATAATAGATGTAGTGTTAATATCATTGCATTATTTGGGACCAGCAGATGGTTCTTTGTATATTTAA
- the Larp7 gene encoding la-related protein 7 → MGTKNKHKKSAKQKETSIEEENKDVDVPIVDIPEAAQPADVTMPDQLDLEGEQKKSYRKRKKHYYNAIRAQMEFYFGDANLTKDRFLKQQLDKDPYVPLEIFMTFNKMKALTSKVEDIAKSLSNSQLLELDETEQKVKRKIPLAENRNVDEKTLYVEALPSTADHEWVRQIFERFGKVAYISLPKYNKSRKIKEFGFVEFEKEDSVSKAIKSFKEFNGVLCMQEKDPSDLTSVKSYIKEQSGEKEELEEAVAVDSRKRTKNEEIKDETEPKIKKCKTETQDESEETSNTENAATSQSECETMAEGTEGKTDESLKKKKRKRKKKSKTTETLKRKAELNTDVAYYELKILPKKDWKRLRNKYLNLQREKVTELKRKAWREQQELKQQQKEAAVTEDNSLLPASQQEQKKNSKTNAKHKLQKMNMNFYGAAEEEPPTKVSISEKLPQQNPALERAPLFTYEPGLIVEVTFLEPCVNIKEFKADMRQYSSVKYVDIKEGAMQAYLRLESPKKAIEFVQQISCAEYQCKILSDEVESNYWQKIEKDREQKLNKQVKIPQKRGREKVKKLITKHIRFGDDDE, encoded by the exons ATgggtacaaaaaataaacacaaaaagaGTGCAAAACAAAAGGAAACAAGTATAGAAGAGGAAAATAAAGATGTGGATGTTCCAATTGTTGATATTCCTGAAGCGGCGCAACCGGCCGATGTGACCATGCCGGATCAGCTGGATTTAGAAGGCGAGCAGAAAAAGAGCTATAGGAAACGCAAAAAGCATTACTACAATGCTATACGGGCGCAAATGGAATTTTACTTTGGTGATGCCAATCTGACTAAAGATCGTTTTTTAAAACAGCAACTCGATAAAGATCCAT ATGTTCCCTTAGAGATTTTCATGACTTTCAATAAAATGAAAGCTTTGACATCAAAAGTCGAGGATATTGCGAAATCATTAAGTAATTCTCAGCTGCTGGAGTTGGACGAAACCGAGCAAAAGGTGAAGCGTAAAATACCTTTAGCGGAAAATCGTAATGTTGATGAGAAAACTTTATATGTGGAGGCTTTGCCATCAACTGCGGATCATGAATGGGTGAGACAAATTTTTGAGAGATTTGGCAAAGTTGCCTATATATCCCTgccaaaatacaacaaatcgcGCAAAATTAAAGAGTTTGGCTTTGTGGAATTTGAAAAGGAAGATAGCGTTAGTAAGGCGATTAAATCGTTCAAAGAGTTTAATGGTGTACTGTGCATGCAAGAAAAAGATCCATCCGATTTGACCAGTGTAAAATCATACATTAAAGAACAGTCTGGCGAAAAGGAAGAGTTAGAGGAAGCAGTTGCTGTGGACAGCAGGAAAAGAACTAAAAACGAAGAAATTAAGGATGAAACAGAGCCAAAAATTAAGAAATGCAAAACAGAAACGCAAGATGAATCGGAAGAAACTTCGAATACCGAAAACGCAGCGACATCTCAATCTGAATGCGAGACAATGGCCGAGGGCACAGAAGGGAAAACAGACGAGAGCCTTAAGAAAAAGAAACGCAAAAGGAAAAAGAAATCGAAAACAACTGAAACACTAAAACGTAAAGCTGAACTCAATACTGATGTAGCATATTATGAGTTGAAAATATTGCCGAAAAAAGATTGGAAGCGTCTACGCAACAAATACCTAAATCTTCAGCGGGAAAAAGTGACCGAATTAAAACGTAAAGCTTGGCGTGAACAACAagaattaaaacaacaacagaagGAAGCTGCAGTGACGGAAGATAATTCTTTACTACCGGCCAGCCAGCAGGAACAAAAGAAGAATTCTAAAACTAATGCTAAACACAAATTGCAGAAGATGAATATGAATTTCTATGGAGCTGCTGAAGAAGAGCCTCCAACAAAAGTAAGCATTAGCGAAAAACTTCCCCAACAAAACCCCGCCTTAGAAAGAGCACCCTTATTTACCTACGAACCGGGTCTTATAGTAGAAGTTACCTTTCTGGAGCCTTGTGTTAATATTAAGGAATTTAAAGCCGATATGCGTCAATATAGCTCTGTGAAATATGTTGATATTAAAGAGGGTGCTATGCAGGCCTATCTACGACTGGAGTCTCCCAAAAAAGCCATCGAATTTGTTCAACAAATCAGCTGTGCTGAATAtcaatgcaaaattttaagtgATGAAGTTGAATCAAACTACTggcaaaaaatcgaaaaagatcgagagcaaaaactcaataaacaaGTGAAAATTCCACAGAAAAGAGGTAGGGAGAAAGTTAAAAAGTTGATAACTAAACATATACGTTTTGGAGATGATGATGAGTGA